One part of the Streptomyces sp. NBC_00286 genome encodes these proteins:
- a CDS encoding ribonuclease J translates to MSHPHPELGPPAKLPERGLRVTPLGGLGEIGRNMTVFEYGGRLLIVDCGVLFPEEEQPGIDLILPDFTSIRDRLDDIEGIVLTHGHEDHIGGVPYLLREKPDIPLIGSKLTLALIEAKLQEHRIRPYTLEVAEGHRERIGPFDCEFVAVNHSIPDALAVAIRTPAGMVVHTGDFKMDQLPLDGRLTDLHAFARLSEEGIDLLLSDSTNAEVPGFVPPERDISNVLRQVFANARKRIIVASFASHIHRIQQILDAAHEYGRRVAFVGRSMVRNMGIARDLGYLKVPPGLVVDVKTLDDLPDGEVVLVCTGSQGEPMAALSRMANRDHQIRIVQGDTVILASSLIPGNENAVYRVINGLTRWGANVVHKGNAKVHVSGHASAGELLYFYNICRPKNLMPVHGEWRHLRANAELGALTGVPHDRIVIAEDGVAVDLVEGKAKISGKVQAGYVYVDGLSVGDVGEPALKDRKILGDEGIISVFVVMDSSTGKITGGPHIQARGSGIEDSAFSDVLPRITEVLERSAQDGVVEPHQMQQLIRRTLGKWVSDTYRRRPMILPVVVEV, encoded by the coding sequence TTGAGTCATCCGCATCCTGAACTCGGCCCCCCGGCGAAGCTCCCCGAGCGCGGCCTCCGGGTCACCCCACTCGGCGGGCTCGGCGAAATCGGCCGAAACATGACGGTCTTCGAGTACGGCGGCCGACTGCTGATCGTCGACTGCGGAGTGCTCTTCCCCGAGGAGGAACAGCCCGGAATCGACCTGATCCTGCCGGACTTCACGTCCATCAGGGACCGCCTCGACGACATCGAGGGCATCGTCCTCACGCACGGCCACGAGGACCATATCGGCGGTGTCCCCTATCTCCTGCGCGAGAAGCCGGACATCCCGCTGATCGGCTCCAAGCTGACCCTCGCTCTCATCGAGGCGAAGCTCCAGGAGCACCGCATCCGCCCCTACACACTCGAGGTCGCGGAAGGCCACCGCGAACGCATCGGTCCCTTCGACTGCGAGTTCGTGGCGGTCAACCACTCCATCCCGGACGCCCTCGCGGTCGCCATCCGCACCCCCGCGGGCATGGTGGTACACACCGGCGACTTCAAGATGGACCAACTCCCGCTGGACGGCCGCCTCACAGATCTACACGCGTTCGCGCGACTGAGCGAGGAGGGCATCGACCTCCTTCTCTCGGACTCGACGAACGCCGAGGTTCCGGGCTTCGTCCCGCCCGAGCGCGACATCTCGAACGTGCTGCGGCAGGTCTTCGCGAACGCCCGCAAGCGGATCATCGTGGCCAGCTTCGCCAGCCACATCCACCGCATCCAGCAGATTCTCGACGCAGCCCACGAATACGGCCGCAGGGTCGCCTTCGTCGGCCGCTCGATGGTCCGCAACATGGGCATCGCCCGAGACCTCGGATACCTGAAGGTCCCGCCGGGCCTGGTCGTCGACGTCAAGACGCTCGACGATCTGCCGGACGGCGAGGTCGTGCTGGTCTGCACGGGTTCGCAGGGCGAGCCCATGGCAGCCCTGTCGAGGATGGCCAACCGGGACCACCAGATCCGTATCGTCCAGGGCGACACGGTGATCCTGGCCTCGTCACTCATCCCCGGCAACGAGAACGCGGTCTACCGCGTCATCAACGGCCTCACCCGCTGGGGCGCCAACGTCGTCCACAAGGGCAACGCCAAGGTGCATGTCTCCGGCCACGCCTCGGCCGGCGAGCTCCTGTACTTCTACAACATCTGCAGGCCCAAGAACCTGATGCCGGTCCACGGCGAATGGCGTCACCTGCGCGCCAACGCCGAGTTGGGCGCCCTGACTGGAGTCCCGCACGACCGGATCGTCATCGCCGAGGACGGCGTCGCCGTCGACCTCGTCGAGGGCAAGGCCAAGATCTCGGGCAAGGTCCAGGCCGGATACGTGTACGTCGACGGCCTCTCGGTCGGCGATGTCGGCGAGCCCGCGCTGAAGGACCGCAAGATCCTCGGCGACGAGGGCATCATCTCGGTCTTCGTGGTGATGGACTCCAGTACCGGCAAGATCACCGGCGGCCCGCACATCCAGGCACGCGGCTCGGGAATCGAGGACTCGGCCTTCAGCGACGTCCTCCCGAGGATCACCGAGGTCCTGGAGAGGTCGGCCCAGGACGGTGTCGTCGAACCCCACCAGATGCAGCAGCTCATCCGCCGCACGCTGGGCAAATGGGTCTCG
- the dapA gene encoding 4-hydroxy-tetrahydrodipicolinate synthase, which yields MAPTSTPQTPFGRVLTAMVTPFTADGTLDLDGAQRLATHLVDAGNDGLIINGTTGESPTTSDAEKADLVRAVLEAVGDRAHIVAGVGTNYTHHSIELARTAEQVGAHGLLAVTPYYNKPPQEGLYRHFTAIADATELPVMLYDIPGRSGVPINSETIVRLAEHPRIVANKDAKGDLGRASWAIARSGLAWYSGDDMLNLPLLSVGAVGFVSVVGHVVTPDLRAMIDAYISGDVQKATEIHQKLLPVFTGMFRTQGVMTTKAALALQGLPAGPLRLPMVGLSPEETAQLKIDLAAGGVQL from the coding sequence ATGGCTCCGACCTCCACTCCGCAGACCCCCTTCGGGCGGGTCCTCACCGCAATGGTCACGCCCTTCACGGCGGACGGAACTCTCGACCTGGACGGCGCGCAGCGGCTCGCCACCCACCTGGTGGACGCAGGCAACGACGGCCTGATCATCAACGGCACCACCGGCGAGTCCCCGACCACCAGCGACGCGGAGAAAGCGGACCTCGTACGGGCGGTACTGGAAGCGGTCGGCGACCGTGCCCACATCGTCGCCGGAGTCGGCACGAACTACACCCACCACAGCATCGAGCTGGCCCGCACCGCCGAGCAGGTGGGCGCACACGGCCTCCTCGCGGTCACGCCGTACTACAACAAGCCCCCGCAGGAGGGTTTGTACCGGCACTTCACGGCGATCGCCGACGCGACCGAACTCCCGGTCATGCTCTACGACATCCCCGGCCGCAGCGGCGTACCGATCAACTCGGAAACGATCGTGCGCCTGGCCGAGCACCCGCGTATCGTCGCCAACAAGGATGCCAAGGGCGACCTCGGCCGCGCCAGCTGGGCCATCGCCCGTTCCGGCCTCGCCTGGTACTCCGGCGACGACATGCTGAACCTGCCACTGCTGTCCGTGGGCGCGGTCGGCTTCGTCTCCGTCGTCGGCCATGTCGTCACCCCCGACCTGCGGGCCATGATCGACGCGTACATCAGCGGCGACGTCCAGAAGGCCACTGAGATCCACCAGAAGCTGCTGCCGGTCTTCACCGGCATGTTCCGCACCCAGGGCGTCATGACCACCAAGGCCGCGCTCGCGCTCCAGGGCCTGCCCGCCGGACCGCTGCGCCTGCCCATGGTCGGACTCTCCCCCGAGGAGACCGCCCAGCTCAAGATCGATCTTGCCGCCGGCGGGGTACAGCTCTGA
- the thyX gene encoding FAD-dependent thymidylate synthase, with the protein MTDSPADDLKPGFRSEVTVELVKHSAADSDVLFAARVSTLGEQSLDELQKDPERSKGLINFLMRDRHGSPFEHNSMTFFISAPIFVFREFMRHRVGWSYNEESGRYRELQPVFYVPDESRKLVQEGRPGKYVFVEGTQAQQELVGRVMEDSYVHAYEAYQEMLAAGVAREVARSVLPVGLYSSMYATCNARSLMHFLGLRTQHELAKVPSFPQREIEMVGEKMEAEWAKLMPLTYAAFNANGRVAP; encoded by the coding sequence GTGACCGACAGCCCCGCCGACGACCTCAAGCCCGGCTTCCGCAGCGAAGTGACCGTCGAGTTGGTCAAGCACAGCGCGGCCGACTCCGACGTGCTGTTCGCCGCCCGCGTCTCGACCCTCGGGGAGCAGTCCCTGGACGAGCTCCAGAAGGACCCCGAGCGCTCCAAGGGCCTGATCAACTTCCTGATGCGGGACCGGCACGGCAGCCCCTTCGAGCACAACTCGATGACGTTCTTCATCAGCGCCCCGATCTTCGTCTTCCGCGAGTTCATGCGCCACCGCGTGGGCTGGTCGTACAACGAGGAATCAGGTCGGTACAGGGAGCTCCAGCCGGTCTTCTACGTCCCCGACGAGTCCCGCAAGCTCGTCCAGGAGGGCCGCCCCGGGAAGTACGTCTTCGTGGAGGGCACCCAGGCCCAGCAGGAGCTCGTCGGCCGCGTCATGGAGGACTCGTACGTGCACGCGTACGAGGCGTACCAGGAGATGCTGGCCGCCGGCGTCGCCCGCGAGGTCGCCCGCTCGGTCCTCCCCGTCGGCCTGTACTCATCGATGTACGCGACGTGCAACGCCCGCTCCCTGATGCACTTCCTCGGCCTGCGTACGCAGCATGAGCTGGCCAAGGTGCCGTCCTTCCCTCAGCGGGAGATCGAGATGGTCGGCGAGAAGATGGAGGCGGAATGGGCCAAGCTCATGCCTCTCACGTACGCAGCGTTCAACGCCAACGGCCGGGTGGCGCCGTAG